AAAGACAAAACGGATGTAAATAATTATTGTAGTTCGGTTCCAGCTAATGTTACTTTGCCATTATCAATGCAATTCTTAGACGATGATTGTGATGGAGATGGAATTATCAACAGTACTGAAATTGGTCCAGATCCAAAACTACCATCAAATTATAATGGCAATGAAATACCAGATTATCTAGAGGTAAATAATAGCACAGATCCAAAAGATGATTTAAAAGTGTTTCAATCGCTTACGCCAAATGGAAACGGTGAAAATGATGTGTTTGTAATTAGTAACATTGATTTGTTTCCAAACAATACAGTAACTGTTTTCAATAGATGGGGAGTTATAGTATATCAAGAAGATGGATATGGAACTAATGACAGGTATTTCAGAGGTTATTCTGATGGTCAATGTACCATGGATAGAGGGGTTGGATTACCTGCTGGAACTTATTTTTATCAAATACGTTATACGACAAATGAAGGAATACAAAAAACAAGTACAGGATACCTCTTCATTAACAAATAAAATTTATTTATGGACATCAATAAATCATCAAACAATAAAATTAAAATGATGAAAAAGACAATTTTTGTAATTGTATTCTTTTGTACAGTAGCTATCTACGCACAACAAGAACCTCAGTATACCCAGTATATGTATAATACTACTATTGTGAATCCTGCTTATGCGGGTTCAAATGGGAATTTAAAGCTCTTTGGTCTCTACAGAGCTCAATGGGTAGGTTTAGAAGGAGCTCCAACTACGGCCAATTTCTCCATGCATAAACCTATTGAGGGTACTAAAATGGGCTTTGGTGTTTCGGTATTAAATGATAAAATTGGACCAAGTGATGAGACACAGTTAGCGGTTGACCTGTCATACACACTGTTTTTAAATAAAGACAATAGATTAGCATTTGGTGTCAAAACCTCTGGAAATATATTGAATATTGATTACAGTAAGATTTCAGAATATAATCCGGGAGAAAATATGGTGAGTAACAATATTTCTAATAGATTCTCTCCAAACTTAGGACTTGGATTATTTTATTACAATGATAACAGTTATTTAGGATTGTCTATACCAATGATATTAGATGCTAAACGCTATGATGATGTAGTTAGCTCTTCCGTAAATCAAAGATATCATTTGTATTTAATGGGAGGAAAAGTGTTTGATTTAAATTATGATTTAAAATTTAAGCCTGCATTTGTTGTTAAATCAACTGAAGGAACACCTTTGCAATTAGATTTGACTGCAAACATGTTATACAATAATAAATTTTCTTTCGGGATGTCTTACAGATGGAATATAGCAGTAAGTGCCATGGCAGGTTTTCAAATTAATGACAATTTATTCGTAGGTTATGGATACGATAGAGAAACCTCTAGACTAACTAAAATAGTTTCGGGTTCTCATGAACTATTTTTAGTTTTTGATATTTTTAGAAATAAATCACGAATAGATACACCAAGATACTTTTAAAATGGATACGAAAAAAATATTATTCCTATTTATACTATGCCCTTTGTTGGTGTTTTCACAACAAAATGCAATTAAAGAAGCAGATAAAAAAGTTAAGAATTTCGAATATTTAGCTGCAATTAAAATATACGAAAGACTATACAAAAACGGTCAAGCTACTCCAGAAGTAATGGAAAATTTAGCTAACATTTATTATAAAAATGCCGCTTATGTTCTGGCAAATAAGTGGTTTGCTAAATTATATACGATAACACCTCAGATGAAAAGCGAGAGTCACTATCGGTATGCACAAACTTTGAAAACGGTAGGATTATCTGAACAGTCTAAAGAGCAATTGGAATTGTTTAAAAAACAGAGCCCAAATCAAATCAGAACCTTATTATTAAATGCACCATCTGATAGAAAACCATTGTTTGAATTCTCAAATATAAAACCATTGCTTTTTAATTCAGAACTCTCAGACTTTGGAACAACATTAAAAGGGGATACTCTACTGTTCTCTAGCGCAAGGGGAAATGCTTTGTCAAATACTATTTATCCTAGAACAGGACAGTATTTTATTAAGATTTATGAAACGGTTAAAAAAGATAATAATGATTTTAGTGAGCCAAAATTGTTTTCTAAAGCAAGTTATTCTGACTATCATGAAACTACACCAGTATTTTCAAAAGATGGTAAGACCATGTATTATACTCAAAATAGATTGTTAGGCTCCTCAGTTAATGAATCACAGAGTAACGAGTTTGAATTATTTAAATCTGTTTTTGAAAATGGTAAATGGATAACTAAAGGTGGATTGTCTTTTGCGCAAAAAGATTCTGTTCGAATCGCACATCCCGCAATAAGTCCCGATGGTAAAAGTTTGTTTTTTGCCTCTGATATGGCTGGAACATTTGGAGATTCAGACTTGTTCAAAATAGAGATAAATGAAGATGGTTCTTTTGGAAAAATTAGTCATTTGCCTAATACGATTAACACGGAAGGAAGAGAAACATATCCTTTTGTGACTAAAAACAATACGTTGATTTTTGCTTCAGATGGACATCCGGGTAATGGGGGATTGGATTTATTTTCAATAGATTTAACAGATGTTAATGCAAAAGTTATTCATCTTGGAAATGATATCAATTCGTCATATGATGATTTCGGATTAATAATTGACAATCAGAATTCGAGAGGGTATTATACGTCAAACAAACCTGGAGGAATGGGCGATGATGATATTTACTCTTTTGATGTTATAGAAAAACCTAATTTAGACAAATTAAAAGGGTTGCCTTTAGTTTTAGATGTTGTCATTAGAGATGAAAAGACGAACAAAACTTTGGATAATGTCTCTGTTTCAATAACTAATTCGGATAATAGTATAATAGCAAATGCCAAGACAGATCTTGAGGGTAAAATTAATTTTAATACCATAATGCCTAATTCTGTTTATACAGTTAAATTAGAAAAAGATAAGTATATTCTAAAAGAAGTTGAGTTAAGAATGGATGCTGAGAATAAAATTTCTACAATTTTATTAAGTAAAATGCTAGGAGATTTTGATATTAGTAAAGTGCCTACAGTGGTTGATTATGATGTTGCTGCTGATTTACAAATTGATAAAATTTATTTCGATTTAAATAAACATACTATTCGTGATGATGCTAAATTAAAGCTTAATAATTTAGTTGCCTATATGAATCTTCATCCAAGAGTTAATATTGAAATAGGATCACATACTGATAGTAGAGCTTCAAAAGAGTATAATTTAATTTTATCTCAAAAGAGAGCTCAGTCTATTTTGAATTATCTTACTGCAAAAGGAATTGTAGCATCAAGATTAATTGCTGTGGGTTATGGAGAATTAAAACTTACAAATAATTGCTCTGATGGAGTAAAATGTTCAGAAAACGAGCATGAAAAAAATAGAAGAAGTACTTTTTTGATTATTAAATAATTTATATTAAAAGGGTTATTTATGTAATAATCTATACAGTTTAGCTGTTGTAAACTGATTCCCTTCTGCAAATAAATGCTTCCTTTTTAGGAGGCATTTTTTATTTCAAAACTTCTTTTTTTGAGTCAAATAAATCCAAATTATAGTTCTTTCAATAAAGGATATACACGTTTAAATTTATCGAAATTTTGTTCGTAAACCTTTTTGTTTAGAGGATTTGGTAAAAATAATTTCATGGGTGGATTATCGTCCGAAACTTCTATTTTTATAGATTTCATGCCCAATAATACAGCGCCCCAAGCGGATCCTTCCGTAGTTTCTGATACTGCTACATTCATTTGGAAAATATCCGCAACCATTTGTAACCAAAGTTCGCTTTTTCCAAAACCTCCACTGGCCATAATGGTAGTTTCGTGTCTTTTATCTAAATCAGGAAGCAAGATTTCGGTTACGCTTAATAATCCAAATAAAATACCTTCTAAAGTTGCTCTAATAAAATGAGCGCTGCTGTGAATTATACGAATTCCTAAAAGCGTTCCTTCGGCGGAGGCATCCCAAATTGGAGCTCTTTCTCCAAGTAAATAAGGGACAAAAAGTAATCCTTCTGAACCTGCAGGAATTTTTTCTGCTTCTTCAAATAGTGTTTCAAAGGAATCATTCGTTTTTAATATAGATTCTTTGAGCCATTGTAAAATAATTGCGCCATTATTTACAGCTCCTAATTTCAAGTATTGATTGCCTATTAAATGGTAACATTGAGTACGCATTTCAGCATCAATATAAGGTTTGTCAATGGGCAATCGAACCGCTCCACTAGTGCCAATTGTAAGTGCAATTCGTCCTTGTTTCATTGCTCCAGTGCCTAAATTTGCCAGTGCACCATCGCCACCACCAAGAATATAAAGAAAATTATCAGCGAGTCCTCTGCCCTGATGAGTTGGACTGTAAATAGTTGAAAGTTGGTTTTCACTTATAGTTAAATAATCTAAGATGTCTATCTCCCATTTTAAAGTATGAATATTCATTAAGCCAGTACCCGAGGTCATTGAAGAATCAATAGCATATTCACCCGTTAGTTTTTGCCAAACATATTCTTTTATACTTATAAATTTATATGTTTTCAGAAAAACTTCGGTATCAAATTCTTTGAACCAAGCAATTTTGGTCATTGGAGAAAAAGGGTGAATCGGGATTCCAGTTTTTTGATAAAAGTCTTTCCCTTGTTTGGAATTTTTTAGTTTTTCAGCCCATGCATGGGATCTGTTATCAGCCCACAAAACAGCATCAGTAATAGGATTTCCATCTTTGTTGACCGCTATGATACTTTGCATAGCCGAACTGAAACTGATAAATTCTGGTTTGATTCCTTTTGTGATTTCTGCTATGCAAGCCAATACTGCGTCCAAAATCTCATCTGGTTTTTGAACACTCCAATCTGGTTTGGGATGATACATAGGATAGGAATGAGAAAACTGCCGAATAACTTTCCCGTTAATATCAAAACATACCGCCTTAGTTGCAGTTGTGCCAATGTCAATTCCTATGTAAAATGATTCCATGTCTTGGGTTTAGATGCTTTAATTTTTATCCTACGAATAGATTCAGAACTAATACGCCAACCAATCCCATAATTCCAATGATTGTTTCCATTGCAGTCCAAGTTTTGAAAGTGTCAACAACACTGATGCCAAAATATTCTTTGAACATCCAGAAACCAGTATCGTTTACATGAGAACACATCAAACTTCCAGCTCCAATAGAAAGCACCATCAATTCAGGACTTATTCCAGAACTCGCTACTAAAGGTTGTACAATTCCTGCAGCTGTTAATCCCGCTACGGTTGCGGAGCCTAATGCAATACGAATTATGGTAGCAATAAGCCATCCCAAAAGCAAAGGAGAAAGCGTTGATTGTTCAAAAAAAGCAGCTAAATCAGTTCCAATCCCACTGTCTATAAGCACTTGTTTGAAAGCGCCTCCAGCACCAATAATCATAATAATCATTGTGGCTGAACTAAGTGCAGTACTCGATTTGGTCATAATATCCTGCATTTTCTGACCGCGGTTTATTCCTAAGATAAAAATAGCAAAAAGAACCGCAATTAACATTGAAGTTGTTGGGTTGCCAATAAATCCTAATAGATGTCGTAAGGAAGATTCTTCGGGTAATACTAATTCACTTAGTGTTGCTAACGCCATCAGAATAACAGGTACTAAAGCGGTTAGAATACTAATTCCAAAAGCAGGCATTTCGGTTTCGCTAAAGGTTCTGTTTTCGAATAATCCTTTGGGAGGATTGGCCACAATTTTTTTGATAAACTCAGGAAAAACAATTCCCGCCATAATTAGAGCGGGTATCGCAACGATGAGTCCGTAGAGTAAAGTTTTACCAATATCAGCTTTGAAAATTACTGCAATTGCTGTTGGTCCTGGATGAGGCGGTAAAAAACCGTGAGTTATAGAAAGCGCAGATGCCATTGCAACTCCGATGTAAATAATTGGTTGCTTTGTGTTTTTGGCAACAGCAAAAACCATTGGAATCAGAATAATAAACCCAGCATTGTAGAACATCGAAATTCCTACAGCAAATCCTGTAATCAATAGCGCCCATTTAATATTTTTTATACCAAAGGAGTCAATCATTTTGACACTTATTCGCTGAGCCGCTCCACTATCTGAAAGAATGTTTCCTAAAATAACACCTAAAGCAATAATAAAAATCAAGGAGCCTAAAGTACTTCCAATTCCTTCTTGTACCGAATTGATAATATCAGGAAAAAACATGCCTTTTGTAATTCCAACAAATAAGGAAGCAAGTATTAAGGAAAGGAAAGCATTAAGTTTTACAGCTGATATTAAGACAAGTAATAAAACAATGCTTGCAATCAAAAGAAGTATAGACATGGAGCAGAATTTGAAAAGTTAGAAATTATTTACGATGGTTTTCGCTAATTATAAACGAGACTAATTACTCGTTTTTTTCAACTGCATGTCCTCCAAATTCATTGCGAAGTGCCGCCACAACTTTTCCAGAAAAAGTATCTTGCATCTGAGAACGGTAACGCATCATTATTGATAAGGCAATAACGGGAGTTGGAACGCCTAAATCCAAAGCGGTTTCCAGCGTCCATTTGCCTTCGCCAGAAGAATGCATAATTCCCTTGATACCATCCAATTTTGGATCTTTCGAAAAAGCATTTTCGGTGAGTTCCATTAACCAACTTCGAACCACAGAGCCATGATTAAAAAGCTTAGCCGTTTTTTCGAAATCAATATCAAATTCAGAATGTTCAAAAACCTCAAAACCTTCTGCAATTGATTGCATCATACCATATTCAATTCCATTATGAACCATTTTTGTGAAATGACCACTTCCTGCTGCGCCAGTATATAAATGCCCATTTTCAACTGAAATATCTTTGAAAACTTGCGCAACATATTCAAAAACTTCTGCGTCTCCGCCAATCATTGTGCAAGCGCCATTTAAAGCTCCAGAAGTTCCGCCAGAAGTTCCACAGTCTAGAAAGTCAATTCCTTTTTCTTTTAGTTGGGCATATCTGCGTTTTGAATCTTTGTAATTTGAGTTTCCGCCATCAATTATAATGTCATTTTTTTCTAAAAAAGGCAGTAAAGAGGTAATTACAGTATCTACTATTTCTCCAGCAGGAACCATAAGCCAAATTACTTTTCTAGCAGTTAGTTTTTGGCACAATTCAGAAACAGAATAGGCAGTATTGATTCCTTCTTTATTAATTTTTTCTACAAAGTCAGTATTAACATCTTGAGCGACTACTTCGTAACCGTTTCGTTTTAAATTTAGGGCAAGGTTAAAGCCCATTTTTCCTAATCCTATAATTCCAATTTGCATTGTTTTTGGTTTTTAAGTATGTAAAATTTTAAGTAACTAATTAAAATATCTAAAGTAAAAATATTGGTTTTAATTTCTTAAAGATATGATTTAATATAAAAATAATTATTTTTTTAATTTTCAGACCGTTTTTGATGTGCTTAAGAAACTATCAAAGTGGTATATTTGTATTTATAAAGCAAAACTAATATGCGATTATTTCTTAGTTGTCTTCTTTTCTTGGCTACTTTTCATGTCTTTTCACAAGAAAAAACGGTTGTTGAAAATGCTCCAAAAGTAAAAATTGATTCCTTGTATCGAGAGGATCAGTTCTATTTTGGGATTACTTATAATTCGTTGCGAGATACTCCAAAAGGCTTTTCGAGAGGTAAAATAGCGACGGGATTTTCGGGTGGTTTTCTAAGAGATATGCCTCTCAATACAAGAAGGAATGTAGCCATAGCTTCAGGTGTTGGATTGGCTTATAATAATTACAATCAAAACGTTGCGGTTTCAGGTTCAAGTGAAGTTCCTATTTACACTGTGATGACAACGGATTATAGTAAAAATAAATTTTCACAATTGCTAGTTGAGGTTCCGCTTGAGTTTAGATGGAGAACATCAACATATGAAGCACATAAATTTTGGAGAATTTACGGAGGATTAAAGTGCAGTTATTTAGTATATGACAAATCAGTTTTTAATTCGGGAACTTCAAATACGGTTATTACGGGCAATAAGGATTTTAATAAATTAACTTACGGAGCGTATATTTCTTCGGGCTACAATACTTTAAATGTATATGCTTATTATGGTTTGAATCCAATATTTAAATCGGCAAAAACAAGTACTGAAAATCTAGCAATGAAGTCTTTTAATTTTGGTATTATCTTTTATATTCTATAACCAAAAACGGAATAAAAGTAATTGGGGAATAGCTCCTATAAAAAAACCTATAATCAATTCCTTAAACGTATGTGCTTTCATTTCTAATCGAGATGAAGCAACAAAGCCATTCATCAAAACCAAAAAAGAAATTAGATAAATACTATGGGTTTGATAGTGAACGCTCAGTCCAATAACAAACATTGTCAAGGCGCTAATCGTCATCATGTGTAAGCTGGCTTTTACGCGAGTAAACAATAAAGCTAATGCGCAAAGCGTACTTAATAAACCTGACAAAAAGAAAAAATGCAATTCAGGATAACGATCTACAGTTATGCTTTTTCGAACCAAAAGAATAATTAAAAAACATTGGAGCACTAAAGGAATTTTGCGTTGTGATATTTCGGCAATCATTATAGAATCTATTTTTCCGGCTGAACGCAAAAGGAAATAAAATAAAACAGGAATAAATACGGTTAAGATTATAATTTGTAAAACGACAAATAATTTTTCCTGAATGGTGAAATAAGTTTGATTATAAAAAAGATAGATTATACTGGCAAATACCGGAATAAAAATAGGATGAAAAATATAAGAAAATATAGGAAGAATTTTTTTCAAGAGTTCTAAAGTTGTTTGATAGTAACAAATATAAATAATTTAGTAAAGTCGGCTCTTAATTTAACACTCTTCAATCCTAAGAAATTATCAAGTATTAAATAGTTATTTTATAAGATAAATTTCAAAATAATTTGTCGAATTTCGGATACATCATTAGGAAAAGAAGTGCTATTTTTGATAAAGTTTTTTAATGAAAAACGAATTGGTTTCTACTTAATCTATATCAATCTTTAAATGGGCGGTTTTCGCTTTCTAAATTAATGATTATAAAAATCCAAAATATTATTTCGCAAATTAATGCTGCTTTTGTAGATAATAAAAAAAATGAAGGCATTGATTCCGTCTCTATTGATAGTCGGTCCCTGCAAAACGGCTCCCATACTTTGTTTTTTGCATTGGTTGGGCCTAATAATGATGCTCATTTATACATTAAAGATTTAATTGGTAAAGGAGTTCAGAACTTTGTAGTTACTCATATTCCTGAGGATTGTTTGGGGCAGGCAAATTTTTTGATTGTCAAAAATACCGTATCAGCTCTTCAGGATTTTGCGGCTTATTATAGAAGTCTTTTTGATTTTCCAATCATTGGATTAACGGGAAGTAACGGGAAGACTATCGTAAAGGAATGGCTGAATTTTTTATTAAGCCCAGAATATAATATTATTCGTAGTCCAAAAAGTTATAATTCACAAGTAGGCGTTCCATTATCTGTGATAGCGGGGAATGAACATCATAATTTTGGGATTTTCGAAGCTGGAATTTCCACTACTTCTGAAATGGAAAAACTGGAACGAATCATTAAACCTACCATTGGAATTCTGACTAATATTGGGACAGCTCATGACGAAGGTTTTGCCGATTTAGAAGAAAAAGTAAAACAAAAAATGCTGCTTTTTGAACATTCAGAAATAGTAATCTACCAAAAAAATGAATTAGTTGACCGTTTTGTTTCCGCTAAATCCAAATCATTTTCTTGGAGTTTTTCTAATAAAGAAGCGAATGTTTTTATTTCAAAAAAGCAAAAATTAGATCAAAATACTTTAATTTTTTACCATTACAAAGGGAATGACTTTGAGATTAAAATTCCGTTTCAAGATGACGCTTCTGTCGAAAATGCGATTTCTTGTTTAATGGTTTTATTGCATTTAAAATACGATGAAACAATCATTAAAAACCGAATGGAATCCTTGTATCCAGTTGAAATGCGGTTAAAAGTTAAAAACGGAATCAATAATTGTAGTGTCATTGATGATAGTTATAATTCAGATTTTCAATCCTTAAAAATTGCTTTGGATTTTCTTGAAATTCAGAAACAGCACCAAAAGAAAACGTTGATTTTATCTGATATTTTTCAAAGCGGATTATCTAATGAGGAATTGTATACCAAAGTATCTCAGCTTATTGTTTCTAATAAAATTACTCGTGTAATTGGAATTGGTCAAACCATTTCGTCTTTTCAAAATAAGTTTGCCAATGGTACTTTCTTTGAAACCACAGCCGAATTTATAGCCAATTTTGAAAGCTTAGATTTTAATAATGAAACCATTTTAATCAAAGGAGCACGAACTTTTCAGTTTGAACAAATTGTAACTGCTCTTGAAGAGAAAACACACGAAACCGTTCTGGAAATTAACCTAAATGCAATTAGTCATAATCTTAATTTTTTTAAATCAAAGTTGAAACCAACTACTAAAATGATGGTAATGGTAAAAGCATTTGGATATGGAAACGGAGGTTTTGAAATTGCTAAATTATTAGAACATCATAAAGTTGATTATCTGGGTGTGGCTTTTGCTGATGAAGGAATTACATTAAAAAACGCAGGGATTACCTTGCCTATAATGGTTTTGAATCCTGAATCTACCAGCTTTCCAGCAATTATACAATACCAATTAGAACCTGAGATTTATAGTTTGAAAGGATTGAATGCTTTTCTGAAAATTGCAGAACATAAAAAACTGAAACAGTTTCCAATTCATATTAAATTGGATACAGGAATGCATCGTTTAGGGTTTGAAGCAAATACGATTGATGCTTTAATTTCTACCTTAAAAGGAAATCAAACAGTTGCCATTAAAAGTATTTTATCGCATATGGCAACAAGTGATGATTTAGTTCATGCTGATTTTGCTAAATCTCAAATTGATTTGTTTGAGAAGTTGTCTTCTAAATTGATGCAAGAATTACAAATAAAACCAATCCGACATATATTGAATACTTCTGGAATTAGTAATTATCCCGAGGCGCAATATGATATGGTTCGTCTTGGAATAGGATTATATGGGGTTTCAAATGATACTGAAGAACAAAAGTTGTTAGAAAACGTGAGTACTCTTAAA
Above is a window of Flavobacterium sp. 123 DNA encoding:
- a CDS encoding type IX secretion system membrane protein PorP/SprF, with protein sequence MDINKSSNNKIKMMKKTIFVIVFFCTVAIYAQQEPQYTQYMYNTTIVNPAYAGSNGNLKLFGLYRAQWVGLEGAPTTANFSMHKPIEGTKMGFGVSVLNDKIGPSDETQLAVDLSYTLFLNKDNRLAFGVKTSGNILNIDYSKISEYNPGENMVSNNISNRFSPNLGLGLFYYNDNSYLGLSIPMILDAKRYDDVVSSSVNQRYHLYLMGGKVFDLNYDLKFKPAFVVKSTEGTPLQLDLTANMLYNNKFSFGMSYRWNIAVSAMAGFQINDNLFVGYGYDRETSRLTKIVSGSHELFLVFDIFRNKSRIDTPRYF
- a CDS encoding bifunctional UDP-N-acetylmuramoyl-tripeptide:D-alanyl-D-alanine ligase/alanine racemase, translated to MIIKIQNIISQINAAFVDNKKNEGIDSVSIDSRSLQNGSHTLFFALVGPNNDAHLYIKDLIGKGVQNFVVTHIPEDCLGQANFLIVKNTVSALQDFAAYYRSLFDFPIIGLTGSNGKTIVKEWLNFLLSPEYNIIRSPKSYNSQVGVPLSVIAGNEHHNFGIFEAGISTTSEMEKLERIIKPTIGILTNIGTAHDEGFADLEEKVKQKMLLFEHSEIVIYQKNELVDRFVSAKSKSFSWSFSNKEANVFISKKQKLDQNTLIFYHYKGNDFEIKIPFQDDASVENAISCLMVLLHLKYDETIIKNRMESLYPVEMRLKVKNGINNCSVIDDSYNSDFQSLKIALDFLEIQKQHQKKTLILSDIFQSGLSNEELYTKVSQLIVSNKITRVIGIGQTISSFQNKFANGTFFETTAEFIANFESLDFNNETILIKGARTFQFEQIVTALEEKTHETVLEINLNAISHNLNFFKSKLKPTTKMMVMVKAFGYGNGGFEIAKLLEHHKVDYLGVAFADEGITLKNAGITLPIMVLNPESTSFPAIIQYQLEPEIYSLKGLNAFLKIAEHKKLKQFPIHIKLDTGMHRLGFEANTIDALISTLKGNQTVAIKSILSHMATSDDLVHADFAKSQIDLFEKLSSKLMQELQIKPIRHILNTSGISNYPEAQYDMVRLGIGLYGVSNDTEEQKLLENVSTLKSIISQIRTISAGESVGYGRRFMAQKTTKIATIPIGYADGISRGWGNEVGFVLINNQKAPILGSVCMDMLMADVTGIDCSEGNSVIIFGESPTVNEMASKLNTIPYEILTSVSQRVKRVFYRE
- the gnd gene encoding phosphogluconate dehydrogenase (NAD(+)-dependent, decarboxylating), with the protein product MQIGIIGLGKMGFNLALNLKRNGYEVVAQDVNTDFVEKINKEGINTAYSVSELCQKLTARKVIWLMVPAGEIVDTVITSLLPFLEKNDIIIDGGNSNYKDSKRRYAQLKEKGIDFLDCGTSGGTSGALNGACTMIGGDAEVFEYVAQVFKDISVENGHLYTGAAGSGHFTKMVHNGIEYGMMQSIAEGFEVFEHSEFDIDFEKTAKLFNHGSVVRSWLMELTENAFSKDPKLDGIKGIMHSSGEGKWTLETALDLGVPTPVIALSIMMRYRSQMQDTFSGKVVAALRNEFGGHAVEKNE
- a CDS encoding gluconate:H+ symporter — protein: MSILLLIASIVLLLVLISAVKLNAFLSLILASLFVGITKGMFFPDIINSVQEGIGSTLGSLIFIIALGVILGNILSDSGAAQRISVKMIDSFGIKNIKWALLITGFAVGISMFYNAGFIILIPMVFAVAKNTKQPIIYIGVAMASALSITHGFLPPHPGPTAIAVIFKADIGKTLLYGLIVAIPALIMAGIVFPEFIKKIVANPPKGLFENRTFSETEMPAFGISILTALVPVILMALATLSELVLPEESSLRHLLGFIGNPTTSMLIAVLFAIFILGINRGQKMQDIMTKSSTALSSATMIIMIIGAGGAFKQVLIDSGIGTDLAAFFEQSTLSPLLLGWLIATIIRIALGSATVAGLTAAGIVQPLVASSGISPELMVLSIGAGSLMCSHVNDTGFWMFKEYFGISVVDTFKTWTAMETIIGIMGLVGVLVLNLFVG
- a CDS encoding gluconokinase, which produces MESFYIGIDIGTTATKAVCFDINGKVIRQFSHSYPMYHPKPDWSVQKPDEILDAVLACIAEITKGIKPEFISFSSAMQSIIAVNKDGNPITDAVLWADNRSHAWAEKLKNSKQGKDFYQKTGIPIHPFSPMTKIAWFKEFDTEVFLKTYKFISIKEYVWQKLTGEYAIDSSMTSGTGLMNIHTLKWEIDILDYLTISENQLSTIYSPTHQGRGLADNFLYILGGGDGALANLGTGAMKQGRIALTIGTSGAVRLPIDKPYIDAEMRTQCYHLIGNQYLKLGAVNNGAIILQWLKESILKTNDSFETLFEEAEKIPAGSEGLLFVPYLLGERAPIWDASAEGTLLGIRIIHSSAHFIRATLEGILFGLLSVTEILLPDLDKRHETTIMASGGFGKSELWLQMVADIFQMNVAVSETTEGSAWGAVLLGMKSIKIEVSDDNPPMKLFLPNPLNKKVYEQNFDKFKRVYPLLKEL
- a CDS encoding OmpA family protein, with translation MDTKKILFLFILCPLLVFSQQNAIKEADKKVKNFEYLAAIKIYERLYKNGQATPEVMENLANIYYKNAAYVLANKWFAKLYTITPQMKSESHYRYAQTLKTVGLSEQSKEQLELFKKQSPNQIRTLLLNAPSDRKPLFEFSNIKPLLFNSELSDFGTTLKGDTLLFSSARGNALSNTIYPRTGQYFIKIYETVKKDNNDFSEPKLFSKASYSDYHETTPVFSKDGKTMYYTQNRLLGSSVNESQSNEFELFKSVFENGKWITKGGLSFAQKDSVRIAHPAISPDGKSLFFASDMAGTFGDSDLFKIEINEDGSFGKISHLPNTINTEGRETYPFVTKNNTLIFASDGHPGNGGLDLFSIDLTDVNAKVIHLGNDINSSYDDFGLIIDNQNSRGYYTSNKPGGMGDDDIYSFDVIEKPNLDKLKGLPLVLDVVIRDEKTNKTLDNVSVSITNSDNSIIANAKTDLEGKINFNTIMPNSVYTVKLEKDKYILKEVELRMDAENKISTILLSKMLGDFDISKVPTVVDYDVAADLQIDKIYFDLNKHTIRDDAKLKLNNLVAYMNLHPRVNIEIGSHTDSRASKEYNLILSQKRAQSILNYLTAKGIVASRLIAVGYGELKLTNNCSDGVKCSENEHEKNRRSTFLIIK
- a CDS encoding porin family protein — encoded protein: MRLFLSCLLFLATFHVFSQEKTVVENAPKVKIDSLYREDQFYFGITYNSLRDTPKGFSRGKIATGFSGGFLRDMPLNTRRNVAIASGVGLAYNNYNQNVAVSGSSEVPIYTVMTTDYSKNKFSQLLVEVPLEFRWRTSTYEAHKFWRIYGGLKCSYLVYDKSVFNSGTSNTVITGNKDFNKLTYGAYISSGYNTLNVYAYYGLNPIFKSAKTSTENLAMKSFNFGIIFYIL